From Clarias gariepinus isolate MV-2021 ecotype Netherlands chromosome 2, CGAR_prim_01v2, whole genome shotgun sequence, one genomic window encodes:
- the LOC128510949 gene encoding AP-3 complex subunit beta-2 isoform X2, whose protein sequence is MLDSNKDSLKLEAMKRIVAMIARGKNASDLFPAVVKNVACKNIEVKKLVYVYLVRYAEEQQDLALLSISTFQRGLKDPNQLIRASALRVLSSIRVTIIVPIMMLAIKEAASDMSPYVRKTAAHAIPKLYSLDPEQKDQLIEVIEKLLADKTTLVAGSVVMAFEEVCPERIDLIHKNYRKLCNLLIDVEEWGQVVIINMLTRYARTQFLNPNINESLLEEGGEKAFYGSDDDEDDEEKKAEAAALAKRKPYVMDPDHRLLLRNTKPLLQSRNAAVVMAVAQLYFHLAPKAEVGVIAKALVRLMRSHSEVQYVVLQNVATMTIKRRGMFEPYLKSFYIRSTDPTQIKILKLEVLTNLANETNISTILREFQTYIKSMDKDFVAATIQAIGRCATNIGEVRDTCLNGLVQLLSNRDELVVAESVVVIKKLLQMQPEQHSDIIKHMAKLTDNIQVPMARASILWLIGEYCEHVPKIAPDVLRKMAKSFTNEEDIVKLQIINLAAKLYLTNSKQTKLLTQYVLNLAKYDQNYDIRDRARFIRQLIVPTDKSGALSKYAKKLFLALKPAPVLESPFKDRDHYQLGSLSHLLNTKAGGYQELPDWPESAPDPSVRNVEVKDSVPEWTKCTSRKERKEKKVEKPFYSDSEGESGPTESADSETNSSSGTESGSEESASGSESDESNEESESDEEEKDREEEMTKKKKKLDKIKSKKPESAESDQSSGDDQKRGRKGGKEQKRISDSESEEDSDSESSESESESDDESDSDIDTRKKKTPASKTPPAKQTKKENKKESKEMSLLDLDDFEPSPSPQVTPVNNFLSSSLVADLEGLSLTDTVLAPSTIAPSGSMRMYELLHRITGEGLGVEYCFSRQPFSPDHNMVAVQIQFTNNTSSETKNLHIEEPKMQSGMRIKEFTEIEVLPAGESVTVVMGIDFCDSTQAANFQLCTHTRKFFVSIQPPVGELMTPAFLTENEFKKEQGQLMGMNEISEKLSLGEKCRSDHAIVEKVTVTANLSRVPCGSEKECSPPFPPPPSPVSRFAGKTVSSGCLVLVTVARKETGEAQLTVNCEKMVIGTMLMKDILHALTQ, encoded by the exons ATGATTGCCAGAGGGAAAAATGCATCTGATCTCTTTCCTGCTGTAGTAAAAAATGTGGCCTGCAAGAACATCGAG GTAAAGAAGCTGGTGTATGTGTATCTCGTGCGCTATGCTGAGGAACAGCAGGATTTGGCTCTACTCTCCATCTCTACCTTTCAGCGAGGACTCAAG GATCCTAATCAGCTCATCCGTGCGAGTGCCCTGCGCGTTCTCTCCAGTATCCGAGTCACGATCATTGTGCCCATTATGATGCTGGCCATTAAAGAGGCAGCTTCCGATATGTCCCCATATGTCCGCAAGACAGCCGCTCACGCAATCCCAAAGCTCTACAG cctGGACCCTGAGCAGAAAGACCAGCTAATTGAAGTCATTGAAAAGCTGCTTGCCGATAAAACCACT CTGGTGGCAGGCAGTGTGGTGATGGCGTTCGAGGAGGTGTGTCCAGAGCGAATCGATCTGATCCATAAGAATTACCGTAAACTCTGCAACCTGCTGATTGACGTTGAGGAATGGGGACAGGTAGTCATCATTAACATGCTCACCCGCTACGCCAGGACTCAATTCCTCAACCCTAACATTAAC GAGTCCCTGCTGGAGGAGGGTGGAGAGAAGGCATTTTACGgttctgatgatgatgaggacgaTGAAGAAAAGAAGGCTGAGGCAGCTGCCCTTGCTAAGAGGAAGCCATATGTTATGGACCCTGATCATAGGCTGTTGCTCCGAAACACCAAACCTTTGCTACAGAGCCGGAATGCAGCT GTGGTAATGGCAGTTGCTCAGCTCTATTTCCATCTAGCACCTAAAGCAGAGGTGGGTGTCATTGCCAAGGCCCTGGTGAGGCTGATGAGGAGCCACAG TGAAGTCCAGTATGTTGTTCTTCAAAATGTTGCAACCATGACCATCAAAAGGAGG GGGATGTTTGAGCCATACCTGAAGAGCTTCTATATCCGATCTACTGATCCCACACAGATCAAAATACTAAAG CTTGAAGTATTAACCAATCTGGCAAATGAAACCAACATATCAACCATTTTGCGAGAATTTCAG ACCTACATTAAAAGTATGGATAAGGACTTTGTGGCCGCCACCATCCAGGCCATTGGCCGCTGTGCCACCAATATCGGTGAGGTGAGAGACACCTGCCTCAATGGTCTCGTCCAACTCCTGTCCAACAGAGATG AGCTAGTGGTAGCAGAGTCGGTGGTGGTGATTAAGAAGCTCCTGCAGATGCAACCTGAGCAGCACAGCGATATCATCAAACATATGGCCAAACTGACAGACAACATACAG GTCCCGATGGCAAGAGCAAGTATCCTGTGGCTGATTGGTGAATACTGTGAGCATGTACCTAAAATCGCTCCTGATGTCCTGAGGAAGATGGCCAAAAGCTTTACCAATGAGGAGGACATTGTCAAGTTGCAAATCATCAATCTGGCTGCTAAGCTTTacctgacaaactccaagcag ACCAAGCTCCTTACGCAGTATGTTCTCAACCTGGCGAAGTATGACCAAAACTATGACATTAGAGACCGTGCGCGGTTCATCCGTCAGCTCATTGTCCCCACGGATAAAAGTGGAGCCTTGAGCAAATATGCTAAGAAGCTTTTTCTTGCCCTTAAACCTGCACCTGTACTGGAGTCTCCATTTAAAG ACAGAGACCATTACCAACTTGGCTCGCTGTCTCACCTGCTGAATACCAAAGCAGGCGGCTACCAGGAGCTGCCCGACTGGCCCGAATCAGCACCTGATCCCTCCGTGCGCAACGTGGAGGTGAAGGATTCT GTTCCAGAGTGGACTAAATGCACCAGTAGGAAGGAGCGGAAGGAAAAGAAGGTGGAGAAGCCCTTCTACTCTGACTCGGAGGGAGAATCTGGACCCACCGAGTCTGCGGACAGTG AGACGAACTCCAGCAGTGGAACAGAGAGCGGCAGTGAGGAAAGCGCCTCAGGCTCCGAGAGCGATGAGAGCAACGAGGAGTCAGAGTCTGATGAGGAGGAGAAGGATAGAGAAGAAGAGATgaccaaaaagaagaagaaattagaTAAAATCAAGTCTAAGAAACCAGAGAGTGCAGAGAG TGATCAAAGTAGCGGAGATGACCAGAAAAGAGGCAGAAAAGGAGGGAAGGAGCAAAAGAGAATATCTGATTcagagagtgaggaggacagtGACTCTGAAAGCAGTGAGTCGGAGTCAGAGTCAGATGATGAGTCAGACTCAGATATAGACACCAGAAAGAAGAAG ACACCTGCATCAAAAACACCACCGGCAAAGCAGACCAAAAAAGAGAACAAGAAAGAGTCCAAGGAAATGTCTCTGCTCGATCTGGACGACT TTGAGCCCAGTCCATCACCTCAGGTGACCCCTGTTAACAACTTCCTGTCCAGCAGCCTGGTGGCAGATCTAGAAGGACTGTCACTGACTGACACTGTACTCGCCCCCAGT ACCATCGCCCCATCAGGCTCGATGAGGATGTATGAGTTGCTGCACCGCATCACAGGGGAGGGTCTGGGGGTCGAGTACTGCTTCAGCAGGCAGCCCTTCAGCCCTGATCATAACATGGTGGCTGTGCAGATCCAGTTCACCAACAACACCAGTTCAGAGACCAAGAATCTACACATTGAAGAACCCAAAATGCAGTCTGGTATGAGGATCAAGGAGTTCACCGAAATTG AGGTTTTACCTGCAGGCGAATCTGTTACCGTTGTAATGGGCATTGATTTTTGCGACTCCACACAAGCAGCCAATTTCCAGCTTTG CACTCACACTCGGAAGTTCTTTGTGTCCATCCAGCCACCAGTCGGAGAACTGATGACTCCTGCTTTTCTGACAGAGAACGAGTTTAAGAAAGAGCAAG GTCAGCTGATGGGAATGAATGAAATCTCAGAGAAGCTAAGTCTGGGGGAGAAGTGTCGGAGTGATCACGCTATCGTAGAGAAAGTCACTGTGACAGCTAACCTTAGCAGAGTGCCCTGTGGCTCTGAGAAAGAGTGCAg TCCtccttttcctcctcctccctcaCCTGTGTCCAGGTTTGCTGGGAAGACGGTGAGCAGCGGCTGCCTCGTGCTCGTCACTGTGGCGAGGAAGGAGACCGGAGAAGCCCAGCTCACTGTGAACTGTGAGAAGATGGTGATCGGTACAATGCTCATGAAGGACATTCTTCATGCACTGACGCAGTGA
- the LOC128510949 gene encoding AP-3 complex subunit beta-2 isoform X9, translating to MSTSSGFTDEKGGSSTAAEPEYGHDPASGGIFSSDYKRHDDLKEMLDSNKDSLKLEAMKRIVAMIARGKNASDLFPAVVKNVACKNIEVKKLVYVYLVRYAEEQQDLALLSISTFQRGLKDPNQLIRASALRVLSSIRVTIIVPIMMLAIKEAASDMSPYVRKTAAHAIPKLYSLDPEQKDQLIEVIEKLLADKTTLVAGSVVMAFEEVCPERIDLIHKNYRKLCNLLIDVEEWGQVVIINMLTRYARTQFLNPNINESLLEEGGEKAFYGSDDDEDDEEKKAEAAALAKRKPYVMDPDHRLLLRNTKPLLQSRNAAVVMAVAQLYFHLAPKAEVGVIAKALVRLMRSHSEVQYVVLQNVATMTIKRRGMFEPYLKSFYIRSTDPTQIKILKLEVLTNLANETNISTILREFQTYIKSMDKDFVAATIQAIGRCATNIGEVRDTCLNGLVQLLSNRDELVVAESVVVIKKLLQMQPEQHSDIIKHMAKLTDNIQVPMARASILWLIGEYCEHVPKIAPDVLRKMAKSFTNEEDIVKLQIINLAAKLYLTNSKQTKLLTQYVLNLAKYDQNYDIRDRARFIRQLIVPTDKSGALSKYAKKLFLALKPAPVLESPFKDRDHYQLGSLSHLLNTKAGGYQELPDWPESAPDPSVRNVEVPEWTKCTSRKERKEKKVEKPFYSDSEGESGPTESADSETNSSSGTESGSEESASGSESDESNEESESDEEEKDREEEMTKKKKKLDKIKSKKPESAESDQSSGDDQKRGRKGGKEQKRISDSESEEDSDSESSESESESDDESDSDIDTRKKKTPASKTPPAKQTKKENKKESKEMSLLDLDDFEPSPSPQVTPVNNFLSSSLVADLEGLSLTDTVLAPSTIAPSGSMRMYELLHRITGEGLGVEYCFSRQPFSPDHNMVAVQIQFTNNTSSETKNLHIEEPKMQSGMRIKEFTEIEVLPAGESVTVVMGIDFCDSTQAANFQLCTHTRKFFVSIQPPVGELMTPAFLTENEFKKEQGQLMGMNEISEKLSLGEKCRSDHAIVEKVTVTANLSRVPCGSEKECRFAGKTVSSGCLVLVTVARKETGEAQLTVNCEKMVIGTMLMKDILHALTQ from the exons ATGATTGCCAGAGGGAAAAATGCATCTGATCTCTTTCCTGCTGTAGTAAAAAATGTGGCCTGCAAGAACATCGAG GTAAAGAAGCTGGTGTATGTGTATCTCGTGCGCTATGCTGAGGAACAGCAGGATTTGGCTCTACTCTCCATCTCTACCTTTCAGCGAGGACTCAAG GATCCTAATCAGCTCATCCGTGCGAGTGCCCTGCGCGTTCTCTCCAGTATCCGAGTCACGATCATTGTGCCCATTATGATGCTGGCCATTAAAGAGGCAGCTTCCGATATGTCCCCATATGTCCGCAAGACAGCCGCTCACGCAATCCCAAAGCTCTACAG cctGGACCCTGAGCAGAAAGACCAGCTAATTGAAGTCATTGAAAAGCTGCTTGCCGATAAAACCACT CTGGTGGCAGGCAGTGTGGTGATGGCGTTCGAGGAGGTGTGTCCAGAGCGAATCGATCTGATCCATAAGAATTACCGTAAACTCTGCAACCTGCTGATTGACGTTGAGGAATGGGGACAGGTAGTCATCATTAACATGCTCACCCGCTACGCCAGGACTCAATTCCTCAACCCTAACATTAAC GAGTCCCTGCTGGAGGAGGGTGGAGAGAAGGCATTTTACGgttctgatgatgatgaggacgaTGAAGAAAAGAAGGCTGAGGCAGCTGCCCTTGCTAAGAGGAAGCCATATGTTATGGACCCTGATCATAGGCTGTTGCTCCGAAACACCAAACCTTTGCTACAGAGCCGGAATGCAGCT GTGGTAATGGCAGTTGCTCAGCTCTATTTCCATCTAGCACCTAAAGCAGAGGTGGGTGTCATTGCCAAGGCCCTGGTGAGGCTGATGAGGAGCCACAG TGAAGTCCAGTATGTTGTTCTTCAAAATGTTGCAACCATGACCATCAAAAGGAGG GGGATGTTTGAGCCATACCTGAAGAGCTTCTATATCCGATCTACTGATCCCACACAGATCAAAATACTAAAG CTTGAAGTATTAACCAATCTGGCAAATGAAACCAACATATCAACCATTTTGCGAGAATTTCAG ACCTACATTAAAAGTATGGATAAGGACTTTGTGGCCGCCACCATCCAGGCCATTGGCCGCTGTGCCACCAATATCGGTGAGGTGAGAGACACCTGCCTCAATGGTCTCGTCCAACTCCTGTCCAACAGAGATG AGCTAGTGGTAGCAGAGTCGGTGGTGGTGATTAAGAAGCTCCTGCAGATGCAACCTGAGCAGCACAGCGATATCATCAAACATATGGCCAAACTGACAGACAACATACAG GTCCCGATGGCAAGAGCAAGTATCCTGTGGCTGATTGGTGAATACTGTGAGCATGTACCTAAAATCGCTCCTGATGTCCTGAGGAAGATGGCCAAAAGCTTTACCAATGAGGAGGACATTGTCAAGTTGCAAATCATCAATCTGGCTGCTAAGCTTTacctgacaaactccaagcag ACCAAGCTCCTTACGCAGTATGTTCTCAACCTGGCGAAGTATGACCAAAACTATGACATTAGAGACCGTGCGCGGTTCATCCGTCAGCTCATTGTCCCCACGGATAAAAGTGGAGCCTTGAGCAAATATGCTAAGAAGCTTTTTCTTGCCCTTAAACCTGCACCTGTACTGGAGTCTCCATTTAAAG ACAGAGACCATTACCAACTTGGCTCGCTGTCTCACCTGCTGAATACCAAAGCAGGCGGCTACCAGGAGCTGCCCGACTGGCCCGAATCAGCACCTGATCCCTCCGTGCGCAACGTGGAG GTTCCAGAGTGGACTAAATGCACCAGTAGGAAGGAGCGGAAGGAAAAGAAGGTGGAGAAGCCCTTCTACTCTGACTCGGAGGGAGAATCTGGACCCACCGAGTCTGCGGACAGTG AGACGAACTCCAGCAGTGGAACAGAGAGCGGCAGTGAGGAAAGCGCCTCAGGCTCCGAGAGCGATGAGAGCAACGAGGAGTCAGAGTCTGATGAGGAGGAGAAGGATAGAGAAGAAGAGATgaccaaaaagaagaagaaattagaTAAAATCAAGTCTAAGAAACCAGAGAGTGCAGAGAG TGATCAAAGTAGCGGAGATGACCAGAAAAGAGGCAGAAAAGGAGGGAAGGAGCAAAAGAGAATATCTGATTcagagagtgaggaggacagtGACTCTGAAAGCAGTGAGTCGGAGTCAGAGTCAGATGATGAGTCAGACTCAGATATAGACACCAGAAAGAAGAAG ACACCTGCATCAAAAACACCACCGGCAAAGCAGACCAAAAAAGAGAACAAGAAAGAGTCCAAGGAAATGTCTCTGCTCGATCTGGACGACT TTGAGCCCAGTCCATCACCTCAGGTGACCCCTGTTAACAACTTCCTGTCCAGCAGCCTGGTGGCAGATCTAGAAGGACTGTCACTGACTGACACTGTACTCGCCCCCAGT ACCATCGCCCCATCAGGCTCGATGAGGATGTATGAGTTGCTGCACCGCATCACAGGGGAGGGTCTGGGGGTCGAGTACTGCTTCAGCAGGCAGCCCTTCAGCCCTGATCATAACATGGTGGCTGTGCAGATCCAGTTCACCAACAACACCAGTTCAGAGACCAAGAATCTACACATTGAAGAACCCAAAATGCAGTCTGGTATGAGGATCAAGGAGTTCACCGAAATTG AGGTTTTACCTGCAGGCGAATCTGTTACCGTTGTAATGGGCATTGATTTTTGCGACTCCACACAAGCAGCCAATTTCCAGCTTTG CACTCACACTCGGAAGTTCTTTGTGTCCATCCAGCCACCAGTCGGAGAACTGATGACTCCTGCTTTTCTGACAGAGAACGAGTTTAAGAAAGAGCAAG GTCAGCTGATGGGAATGAATGAAATCTCAGAGAAGCTAAGTCTGGGGGAGAAGTGTCGGAGTGATCACGCTATCGTAGAGAAAGTCACTGTGACAGCTAACCTTAGCAGAGTGCCCTGTGGCTCTGAGAAAGAGTGCAg GTTTGCTGGGAAGACGGTGAGCAGCGGCTGCCTCGTGCTCGTCACTGTGGCGAGGAAGGAGACCGGAGAAGCCCAGCTCACTGTGAACTGTGAGAAGATGGTGATCGGTACAATGCTCATGAAGGACATTCTTCATGCACTGACGCAGTGA
- the LOC128510949 gene encoding AP-3 complex subunit beta-2 isoform X4: MLDSNKDSLKLEAMKRIVAMIARGKNASDLFPAVVKNVACKNIEVKKLVYVYLVRYAEEQQDLALLSISTFQRGLKDPNQLIRASALRVLSSIRVTIIVPIMMLAIKEAASDMSPYVRKTAAHAIPKLYSLDPEQKDQLIEVIEKLLADKTTLVAGSVVMAFEEVCPERIDLIHKNYRKLCNLLIDVEEWGQVVIINMLTRYARTQFLNPNINESLLEEGGEKAFYGSDDDEDDEEKKAEAAALAKRKPYVMDPDHRLLLRNTKPLLQSRNAAVVMAVAQLYFHLAPKAEVGVIAKALVRLMRSHSEVQYVVLQNVATMTIKRRGMFEPYLKSFYIRSTDPTQIKILKLEVLTNLANETNISTILREFQTYIKSMDKDFVAATIQAIGRCATNIGEVRDTCLNGLVQLLSNRDELVVAESVVVIKKLLQMQPEQHSDIIKHMAKLTDNIQVPMARASILWLIGEYCEHVPKIAPDVLRKMAKSFTNEEDIVKLQIINLAAKLYLTNSKQTKLLTQYVLNLAKYDQNYDIRDRARFIRQLIVPTDKSGALSKYAKKLFLALKPAPVLESPFKDRDHYQLGSLSHLLNTKAGGYQELPDWPESAPDPSVRNVEVPEWTKCTSRKERKEKKVEKPFYSDSEGESGPTESADSETNSSSGTESGSEESASGSESDESNEESESDEEEKDREEEMTKKKKKLDKIKSKKPESAESDQSSGDDQKRGRKGGKEQKRISDSESEEDSDSESSESESESDDESDSDIDTRKKKTPASKTPPAKQTKKENKKESKEMSLLDLDDFEPSPSPQVTPVNNFLSSSLVADLEGLSLTDTVLAPSTIAPSGSMRMYELLHRITGEGLGVEYCFSRQPFSPDHNMVAVQIQFTNNTSSETKNLHIEEPKMQSGMRIKEFTEIEVLPAGESVTVVMGIDFCDSTQAANFQLCTHTRKFFVSIQPPVGELMTPAFLTENEFKKEQGQLMGMNEISEKLSLGEKCRSDHAIVEKVTVTANLSRVPCGSEKECSPPFPPPPSPVSRFAGKTVSSGCLVLVTVARKETGEAQLTVNCEKMVIGTMLMKDILHALTQ; this comes from the exons ATGATTGCCAGAGGGAAAAATGCATCTGATCTCTTTCCTGCTGTAGTAAAAAATGTGGCCTGCAAGAACATCGAG GTAAAGAAGCTGGTGTATGTGTATCTCGTGCGCTATGCTGAGGAACAGCAGGATTTGGCTCTACTCTCCATCTCTACCTTTCAGCGAGGACTCAAG GATCCTAATCAGCTCATCCGTGCGAGTGCCCTGCGCGTTCTCTCCAGTATCCGAGTCACGATCATTGTGCCCATTATGATGCTGGCCATTAAAGAGGCAGCTTCCGATATGTCCCCATATGTCCGCAAGACAGCCGCTCACGCAATCCCAAAGCTCTACAG cctGGACCCTGAGCAGAAAGACCAGCTAATTGAAGTCATTGAAAAGCTGCTTGCCGATAAAACCACT CTGGTGGCAGGCAGTGTGGTGATGGCGTTCGAGGAGGTGTGTCCAGAGCGAATCGATCTGATCCATAAGAATTACCGTAAACTCTGCAACCTGCTGATTGACGTTGAGGAATGGGGACAGGTAGTCATCATTAACATGCTCACCCGCTACGCCAGGACTCAATTCCTCAACCCTAACATTAAC GAGTCCCTGCTGGAGGAGGGTGGAGAGAAGGCATTTTACGgttctgatgatgatgaggacgaTGAAGAAAAGAAGGCTGAGGCAGCTGCCCTTGCTAAGAGGAAGCCATATGTTATGGACCCTGATCATAGGCTGTTGCTCCGAAACACCAAACCTTTGCTACAGAGCCGGAATGCAGCT GTGGTAATGGCAGTTGCTCAGCTCTATTTCCATCTAGCACCTAAAGCAGAGGTGGGTGTCATTGCCAAGGCCCTGGTGAGGCTGATGAGGAGCCACAG TGAAGTCCAGTATGTTGTTCTTCAAAATGTTGCAACCATGACCATCAAAAGGAGG GGGATGTTTGAGCCATACCTGAAGAGCTTCTATATCCGATCTACTGATCCCACACAGATCAAAATACTAAAG CTTGAAGTATTAACCAATCTGGCAAATGAAACCAACATATCAACCATTTTGCGAGAATTTCAG ACCTACATTAAAAGTATGGATAAGGACTTTGTGGCCGCCACCATCCAGGCCATTGGCCGCTGTGCCACCAATATCGGTGAGGTGAGAGACACCTGCCTCAATGGTCTCGTCCAACTCCTGTCCAACAGAGATG AGCTAGTGGTAGCAGAGTCGGTGGTGGTGATTAAGAAGCTCCTGCAGATGCAACCTGAGCAGCACAGCGATATCATCAAACATATGGCCAAACTGACAGACAACATACAG GTCCCGATGGCAAGAGCAAGTATCCTGTGGCTGATTGGTGAATACTGTGAGCATGTACCTAAAATCGCTCCTGATGTCCTGAGGAAGATGGCCAAAAGCTTTACCAATGAGGAGGACATTGTCAAGTTGCAAATCATCAATCTGGCTGCTAAGCTTTacctgacaaactccaagcag ACCAAGCTCCTTACGCAGTATGTTCTCAACCTGGCGAAGTATGACCAAAACTATGACATTAGAGACCGTGCGCGGTTCATCCGTCAGCTCATTGTCCCCACGGATAAAAGTGGAGCCTTGAGCAAATATGCTAAGAAGCTTTTTCTTGCCCTTAAACCTGCACCTGTACTGGAGTCTCCATTTAAAG ACAGAGACCATTACCAACTTGGCTCGCTGTCTCACCTGCTGAATACCAAAGCAGGCGGCTACCAGGAGCTGCCCGACTGGCCCGAATCAGCACCTGATCCCTCCGTGCGCAACGTGGAG GTTCCAGAGTGGACTAAATGCACCAGTAGGAAGGAGCGGAAGGAAAAGAAGGTGGAGAAGCCCTTCTACTCTGACTCGGAGGGAGAATCTGGACCCACCGAGTCTGCGGACAGTG AGACGAACTCCAGCAGTGGAACAGAGAGCGGCAGTGAGGAAAGCGCCTCAGGCTCCGAGAGCGATGAGAGCAACGAGGAGTCAGAGTCTGATGAGGAGGAGAAGGATAGAGAAGAAGAGATgaccaaaaagaagaagaaattagaTAAAATCAAGTCTAAGAAACCAGAGAGTGCAGAGAG TGATCAAAGTAGCGGAGATGACCAGAAAAGAGGCAGAAAAGGAGGGAAGGAGCAAAAGAGAATATCTGATTcagagagtgaggaggacagtGACTCTGAAAGCAGTGAGTCGGAGTCAGAGTCAGATGATGAGTCAGACTCAGATATAGACACCAGAAAGAAGAAG ACACCTGCATCAAAAACACCACCGGCAAAGCAGACCAAAAAAGAGAACAAGAAAGAGTCCAAGGAAATGTCTCTGCTCGATCTGGACGACT TTGAGCCCAGTCCATCACCTCAGGTGACCCCTGTTAACAACTTCCTGTCCAGCAGCCTGGTGGCAGATCTAGAAGGACTGTCACTGACTGACACTGTACTCGCCCCCAGT ACCATCGCCCCATCAGGCTCGATGAGGATGTATGAGTTGCTGCACCGCATCACAGGGGAGGGTCTGGGGGTCGAGTACTGCTTCAGCAGGCAGCCCTTCAGCCCTGATCATAACATGGTGGCTGTGCAGATCCAGTTCACCAACAACACCAGTTCAGAGACCAAGAATCTACACATTGAAGAACCCAAAATGCAGTCTGGTATGAGGATCAAGGAGTTCACCGAAATTG AGGTTTTACCTGCAGGCGAATCTGTTACCGTTGTAATGGGCATTGATTTTTGCGACTCCACACAAGCAGCCAATTTCCAGCTTTG CACTCACACTCGGAAGTTCTTTGTGTCCATCCAGCCACCAGTCGGAGAACTGATGACTCCTGCTTTTCTGACAGAGAACGAGTTTAAGAAAGAGCAAG GTCAGCTGATGGGAATGAATGAAATCTCAGAGAAGCTAAGTCTGGGGGAGAAGTGTCGGAGTGATCACGCTATCGTAGAGAAAGTCACTGTGACAGCTAACCTTAGCAGAGTGCCCTGTGGCTCTGAGAAAGAGTGCAg TCCtccttttcctcctcctccctcaCCTGTGTCCAGGTTTGCTGGGAAGACGGTGAGCAGCGGCTGCCTCGTGCTCGTCACTGTGGCGAGGAAGGAGACCGGAGAAGCCCAGCTCACTGTGAACTGTGAGAAGATGGTGATCGGTACAATGCTCATGAAGGACATTCTTCATGCACTGACGCAGTGA